From Apium graveolens cultivar Ventura chromosome 9, ASM990537v1, whole genome shotgun sequence, the proteins below share one genomic window:
- the LOC141686531 gene encoding uncharacterized protein LOC141686531: MKNQEDKSRRELEFQVGDLVYLKLQPYRQQSVAMRACAKLAPRYYGPFDVIQHVGKVAYKLQLSPTSRIHPVFHISQLKKAVGQSNATSILPPNISATLVWEGTPQKVLWVRKNTATPSAAVEVLIQWEGLPEYEATWEQFVELDSRFPSFHLEDKVAVWAAGNAINPGQPPILFTYVAQVELSNKENRENTMENIAPENLNNKEG; this comes from the exons ATGAAAAACCAAGAGGACAAGTCTCGTAGAGAATTGGAGTTCCAGGTAGGAGACCTCGTCTACCTCAAACTGCAACCGTACAGGCAACAGTCAGTAGCCATGCGAGCTTGTGCCAAGCTGGCACCTCGTTATTATGGCCCATTTGATGTGATCCAGCATGTAGGTAAGGTGGCATACAAACTGCAGCTATCACCCACTTCGAGAATTCACCCAGTATTCCATATTTCTCAATTAAAGAAAGCAGTGGGTCAATCCAATGCTACATCAATCCTACCTCCCAATATAAGTGCCACACTAGTCTGGGAAGGCACTCCTCAGAAGGTACTATGGGTGCGAAAAAACACAGCAACTCCCTCTGCGGCTGTGGAAGTGCTAATTCAATGGGAGGGGTTACCGGAGTATGAAGCTACCTGGGAGCAGTTTGTAGAGTTGGACAGTAGATTCCCTTCTTTCCACCTTGAGGACAAGGTGGCTGTATGGGCCGCGGGTAATGCTATAAACCCAGGCCAGCCACCTATACTGTTCACATAT GTTGCTCAAGTTGAGTTATCAAACAAAGAGAACAGAGAAAATACAATGGAGAACATTGCACCAGAAAATCTGAATAACAAGGAAGGCTAA
- the LOC141686529 gene encoding uncharacterized protein LOC141686529, translating into MASASDSTSTDQNIIVNKHDPSSVHYIHPSDASSTQLVSFKFDGNGFNNWKRSMLLVLSAKNKIGFVDETIEIPDKTSPEYKFWARCNDLVISWLIFNLDVTIAKSVLFLQTAREIWYDLEERYGYASMTEVYSLEQKLSEIVQGSQNISEFFTAIKTVWDGISDVNPLPVCTCKKCTCNLTHRIQDRQQDQKILQFMMKLNDNFAAVRANVLMMQPLPNVSAAYKLFAQEERHKEIS; encoded by the coding sequence ATGGCTTCCGCTTCTGATTCTACTTCTACTGATCAGAATATCATTGTCAACAAACATGATCCGTCTAGTGTGCATTACATACATCCTTCTGATGCATCTTCGACTCAATTAGTTTCTTTTAAGTTTGATGGAAACGGATTTAATAACTGGAAAAGATCAATGCTGTTAGTATTATCAGCCAAAAATAAGATTGGTTTCGTTGATGAAACGATTGAAATTCCTGACAAAACTTCACCAGAATACAAGTTTTGGGCGAGGTGCAATGATCTTGTCATTTCATGGCTTATTTTCAATCTTGATGTCACTATAGCAAAGAGTGTGTTGTTTCTGCAAACTGCTAGAGAGATTTGGTACGATTTGGAAGAACGTTATGGATATGCTTCTATGACAGAAGTGTATTCTTTAGAGCAGAAATTATCAGAAATTGTACAAGGTTCCCAGAATATCTCAGAATTCTTTACTGCAATCAAGACAGTTTGGGATGGTATATCAGATGTCAACCCTCTCCCAGTCTGTACTTGCAAAAAATGCACTTGTAATTTGACTCACAGAATACAGGACAGACAACAGGATCAGAAAATATTGCAGTTCATGATGAAACTAAATGACAATTTTGCTGCAGTAAGGGCAAATGTTTTAATGATGCAACCATTGCCAAATGTTTCAGCTGCTTATAAGCTATTTGCTCAAGAGGAAAGACACAAGGAAATTTCTTAG
- the LOC141686530 gene encoding uncharacterized protein LOC141686530: MAPLTGVPEEIALAQFINGLKDEIKTEVRVLGPINLDHAMELAVKVEEKLRCNGNRKASGVSTNPFKSGTWYSTSSKSQSSFPSSSSRSVSVYSQSSSSPSSPSGRSMSNLPVAKPMGEFRRLTEKELQAKREKGECFRVRLGETEQGGNDELGEEGLVVLPSEDEEIPPEISLNSVVGITNPKTLKLRGEVLGKDVVVMVDPGATHNFISTNAVKKLGLSVVKTGKFGVSLGNGEMAGGEGECNRVMVHLPTITVVEDFLPLDLGNSDVILGVAWLEKLGTVITNWKTQTLKFMVGGEQVTVQGDPSLGRSLISLKAMLKTLKKEEKGFLVELNELSANKQPGAKEKGKHEVPVFLSTTLQNYETVFEIPPGLPPSRGHEHGITLKEGTDPVSVRPYRYSQAQKNEIEALVWDMLHAGIIQPSNSPFSSPVILVKKKNGSWRFCVDYRALNKVTVADKFPIPVIDEILDELHGAKFFSKLDLQSGYHQIRVKAGDVTKTAFRTHEGHYEFLVMPFGLKNAPATFQALMNTVFMPYLRRFVLVFFDDILVYSPDATQHQRHLATVLQTLQEHQLYANKDKCEFGQTQLAYLGHVISDQGVVVDGRLTGYYRKFIAGYATIAHPLTDQMKRDHFGWTENATASFELLKRSLAQAPILAMPNFNKAFIVETDASSFGLGVVLL, from the exons ATGGCCCCTCTAACAGGAGTTCCGGAAGAGATTGCACTAGCCCAATTTATCAACGGTTTAAAGGATGAGATTAAAACAGAAGTGCGTGTGTTAGGCCCGATTAATTTGGACCATGCTATGGAATTGGCCGTAAAAGTAGAAGAGAAGCTGAGATGTAATGGGAACCGTAAAGCGAGTGGTGTGAGCACAAATCCATTCAAATCAGGTACGTGGTATTCAACCTCATCTAAATCTCAGTCCAGTTTTCCCAGTTCAAGTAGTCGTTCAGTGTCAGTTTATTCCCAGTCATCCTCTTCACCCTCTAGTCCGTCTGGAAGGAGTATGAGTAATTTACCAGTAGCCAAACCGATGGGGGAGTTTCGGAGATTAACTGAAAAGGAATTACAGGCGAAACGAGAAAAAGGGGAATGCTTCAG GGTGAGGTTGGGGGAGACTGAGCAAGGGGGAAATGATGAGTTGGGGGAGGAGGGTCTGGTTGTATTACCGAGTGAAGATGAAGAGATCCCACCTGAAATTTCCTTAAATTCGGTTGTGGGAATCACTAATCCAAAAACTCTGAAGTTGCGAGGCGAGGTTCTGGGCAAAGATGTGGTGGTAATGGTGGATCCTGGGGCAACCCACAATTTTATATCCACCAATGCGGTTAAAAAACTAGGGTTATCAGTGGTTAAAACAGGGAAGTTTGGCGTATCGTTGGGAAATGGGGAAATGGCAGGTGGAGAAGGAGAATGCAATAGGGTAATGGTGCACTTGCCTACTATAACCGTAGTGGAGGATTTTCTACCGTTGGATTTGGGTAATTCCGACGTGATCTTGGGTGTAGCTTGGTTAGAGAAATTGGGTACGGTGATAACAAATTGGAAGACCCAAACATTGAAATTTATGGTGGGTGGAGAACAAGTGACAGTTCAAGGAGATCCAAGCTTGGGGCGTTCGTTAATATCTCTAAAAGCCATGCTCAAAAccttaaagaaagaagaaaaaggtTTTCTGGTTGAGCTCAACGAGCTGTCTGCTAATAAACAACCAGGAGCTAAAGAGAAAGGCAAACACGAAGTCCCTGTCTTTCTTAGCACTACACTGCAAAATTATGAGACTGTTTTTGAGATACCTCCGGGATTGCCACCTTCGAGGGGACACGAGCATGGTATCACTCTCAAGGAAGGAACAGACCCAGTGAGCGTGAGGCCTTATCGATACTCCCAGGCTCAAAAGAACGAAATTGAGGCTTTGGTGTGGGACATGCTGCACGCAGGAATTATCCAACCATCTAATAGCCCATTCTCCAGTCCAGTGATTTTAGTGAAGAAGAAAAATGGATCTTGGAGGTTTTGCGTGGATTACCGCGCTTTGAACAAGGTAACAGTGGCTGACAAGTTTCCAATACCGGTGATTGACGAGATATTAGATGAGCTTCATGGAGCtaaatttttttctaaattaGATCTCCAGTCGGGTTACCATCAAATTCGAGTAAAGGCAGGTGATGTAACGAAAACGGCTTTCCGAACACATGAGGGGCATTAcgaattcttagtaatgccttttgggttaAAGAATGCGCCTGCTACCTTTCAGGCCCTTATGAACACCGTCTTCATGCCTTATCTCCGTCGTTTTGTCCTCGTATTTTTTGATGATATTCTGGTTTACAGTCCTGATGCAACACAACACCAGCGACATTTGGCCACGGTGTTACAAACGTTACAAGAGCACCAGCTGTATGCCAACAAGGATAAGTGTGAGTTTGGGCAGACTCAGTTAGCATATTTGGGACACGTGATTTCAGATCAGGGGGTTGTAGTCGATGGAA GGTTAACGGGTTACTATAGAAAATTTATAGCTGGGTATGCAACAATAGCTCATCCTTTAACGGACCAGATGAAAAGGGATCACTTTGGGTGGACTGAAAATGCTACAGCTTCATTCGAGCTATTGAAACGATCTTTGGCGCAAGCTCCTATTCTGGCTATGCCCAACTTCAACAAGGCTTTTATTGTGGAAACTGACGCCTCTAGTTTTGGGTTGGGAGTTGTTTTACTTTAG